The genomic segment TACCTGCAGAAGACCGGCGATGATGCGCAACAGCAAACGTCCCCGGACAGCAGACATCTGGCGAAAAAACCATAGTGCATACTTCCTCATACCAGTCCCTCTTTCTGCCACTGGGCAATAATCGCCTCGCAGTCTTTTTCTGCCTGAGCCATGACTACATCATACTCATCGCACAGAGCCTGAGCCAACGAAGCTACCGTAAAATCGCCCTGTTTCTCAGCCGTCTTCCAGAGAAAGGCGGCAGTTTCGTTGAGACTGATCAACTTGGTAAAGTCTACAGCCTGCATACCTTCGGCTGTTACCACATACTCACCGCAAATTTCGCGGAGCTTGAAATCTTTCTTGATCTTCATTGTATCTTGTTTTTTAGTTTTTATATGATAAACGGATATAGAGCTTGATAATTTTAAGCAAGGCCCTACGCACAGGCCTCAACCTCTGCCATCTGTACCAGCTTCTGAGCGCTTTCTGCGAGATGAGACTCTTACGGCTGCCGTCGGGACAGATGACAGCATGCGCCTTCGCAATGACATCCTTGCGCAGGCAATGCTCCTTAAAACCGAGATTTCCATCGCC from the Segatella copri genome contains:
- a CDS encoding PqqD family protein gives rise to the protein MKIKKDFKLREICGEYVVTAEGMQAVDFTKLISLNETAAFLWKTAEKQGDFTVASLAQALCDEYDVVMAQAEKDCEAIIAQWQKEGLV